A DNA window from Allokutzneria albata contains the following coding sequences:
- a CDS encoding helix-turn-helix domain-containing protein → MGRVEKAVSDVNEAVVGTVRDIGEYIRTQRSNAQISLRQLAKQAGVSNPYLSQIERGLRKPSAEILQQIAKGLRISAEALYVQAGILEERESGAVVDAVLADAELTERQKQVLLDVYQSFRRENRAETSTVDGQGDASPSSETRQN, encoded by the coding sequence ATGGGCCGGGTCGAGAAAGCCGTCAGCGACGTCAACGAGGCCGTTGTCGGCACGGTCCGCGACATCGGTGAGTACATCCGGACGCAGCGCTCCAACGCGCAGATCTCCCTGCGGCAGCTGGCCAAGCAGGCCGGGGTGTCCAACCCCTACCTGAGCCAGATCGAGCGGGGGCTGCGCAAGCCGAGCGCGGAGATCCTGCAGCAGATCGCCAAGGGGCTGCGGATCTCGGCCGAGGCGCTTTACGTGCAGGCCGGAATCCTCGAGGAGCGGGAGAGCGGCGCCGTCGTCGACGCCGTGCTCGCCGACGCCGAACTCACCGAGCGGCAGAAGCAGGTGCTGCTCGACGTCTACCAATCCTTCCGGCGGGAGAACCGCGCCGAAACGTCCACTGTGGACGGACAAGGCGATGCGTCCCCGTCTTCCGAGACTCGCCAGAACTGA
- a CDS encoding fluoride efflux transporter FluC — MREQAPALLAVAAGGIVGALARYGIAVTVSGPHDGFPVATFGINVLGCLLIGALMALPVKGLRRPFLGTGVLGGFTTFSGYAVETERLLAGGHLLTAALYVFGTLLAALAAVVLGARLAR, encoded by the coding sequence GTGCGAGAACAGGCTCCGGCACTACTAGCGGTCGCGGCCGGCGGCATCGTCGGTGCGCTCGCCAGGTACGGCATCGCGGTCACCGTCAGTGGTCCTCACGACGGGTTTCCCGTGGCCACCTTCGGCATCAACGTGCTCGGCTGCCTGCTCATCGGCGCCCTGATGGCCTTGCCCGTCAAGGGACTGCGCAGGCCCTTCCTCGGCACCGGCGTGCTCGGCGGCTTCACCACCTTCTCCGGCTACGCCGTGGAGACCGAACGCCTGCTCGCGGGCGGTCACCTGCTGACCGCCGCGCTCTACGTCTTCGGCACGCTGCTCGCCGCACTCGCCGCGGTGGTGCTGGGAGCGAGGCTCGCCCGGTGA
- a CDS encoding fluoride efflux transporter FluC, whose translation MNALLVALGAGIGAPLRYLAAQRFGTRGIFAVNVIGSFVLGVLTGAAVAAPGMALLGTGLCGALTTYSTFGYENVELLRRGAGRAALLNVAGSVVLGVLAAAGGFAAGAALFG comes from the coding sequence GTGAACGCACTCCTCGTCGCGCTCGGCGCCGGGATCGGCGCCCCCCTGCGGTACCTGGCCGCCCAGCGGTTCGGCACCCGGGGCATCTTCGCGGTCAACGTGATCGGCTCGTTCGTGCTCGGCGTGCTCACCGGAGCGGCGGTGGCGGCCCCCGGCATGGCACTGCTCGGCACCGGGCTCTGCGGTGCGCTGACCACGTACTCCACCTTCGGCTACGAGAACGTGGAGCTGCTCCGGCGGGGCGCGGGCCGGGCGGCGCTGCTGAACGTCGCGGGCAGCGTCGTGCTCGGCGTGCTCGCCGCGGCGGGCGGGTTCGCGGCCGGAGCTGCCCTGTTCGGCTGA
- the tgmC gene encoding ATP-grasp peptide maturase system methyltransferase — protein sequence MGELSKRKAQRLRNRMAATLAEQGALADPHWRAAFEQVPRHLFLPRFFRPHPDGGWTAVADSDHEWLELVYSDWVWVTQLDCDDRRWALARRQGRTPGTATSSSSMPTIMAIMLEALRIRGGEKVLEVGTGTGYNAALLCHRLGPRNVSTVDVDPLVLRRAAANLERAGYRPTLATADGAAGYPPTAPYDRVLATCSVSSIPLPWLAQTVVGGLIVTTLHRPLGAGLVRITAGRNNTGEGTVLPADGRFMPLRAHRGPDITDLLRDVGDCSGPRSPTALGMNVVTSPSSAFEFFAGLALPGVRPATGMTVGELRQNWLVHPDGSWVRHTSERGRHHVEQGGPRRLWDETEQAYERWRALGEPRREQFRLTIDPGGQWIWLDEPSGGHHWELESA from the coding sequence ATGGGCGAGTTGAGCAAGCGCAAGGCACAACGGCTGCGCAACCGGATGGCCGCGACGCTGGCCGAACAGGGCGCATTGGCCGATCCGCACTGGCGCGCGGCCTTCGAGCAGGTACCGAGGCACCTGTTCCTGCCCCGGTTCTTCCGACCGCACCCGGACGGCGGCTGGACGGCGGTCGCCGACTCCGACCACGAGTGGCTGGAGCTGGTCTACTCGGACTGGGTGTGGGTGACCCAGCTCGACTGCGACGACCGCAGGTGGGCCCTCGCCCGGCGGCAGGGACGCACGCCCGGCACCGCGACCTCCTCCTCCAGCATGCCGACGATCATGGCGATCATGTTGGAGGCGCTGCGGATCCGTGGCGGCGAGAAGGTGCTGGAGGTCGGCACCGGGACGGGTTACAACGCGGCACTGCTGTGCCACCGGCTCGGCCCGCGCAACGTGTCCACAGTGGACGTCGACCCGCTGGTGCTGCGCCGGGCGGCAGCCAACCTGGAGCGCGCGGGCTACCGACCGACCCTGGCCACCGCGGACGGCGCGGCGGGCTACCCCCCGACCGCGCCGTACGACCGGGTGCTCGCCACCTGCTCGGTGAGCAGCATCCCGTTGCCCTGGCTGGCCCAGACGGTGGTCGGCGGTCTGATCGTGACGACGCTGCACCGGCCGCTCGGGGCGGGCCTCGTGCGCATCACCGCGGGCCGCAACAACACCGGCGAAGGCACGGTGCTGCCCGCGGACGGCCGGTTCATGCCGCTGCGCGCCCATCGGGGCCCTGACATCACCGACCTGCTGCGCGATGTCGGGGACTGCTCGGGGCCCCGGTCGCCGACGGCCCTCGGGATGAACGTGGTGACCAGCCCGAGCAGCGCGTTCGAGTTCTTCGCCGGTCTGGCGCTGCCGGGCGTGCGGCCCGCGACCGGGATGACCGTCGGCGAGCTGCGGCAGAACTGGCTGGTGCACCCGGACGGCTCCTGGGTCCGGCACACCTCCGAGCGCGGGCGGCACCACGTCGAGCAGGGCGGCCCGCGACGGCTGTGGGACGAGACCGAGCAGGCCTACGAACGCTGGCGCGCGCTCGGCGAACCCCGCCGGGAGCAATTCCGGCTCACCATCGATCCCGGCGGTCAATGGATCTGGCTCGATGAGCCTTCTGGAGGACACCACTGGGAACTCGAATCCGCGTAA
- a CDS encoding TFIIB-type zinc ribbon-containing protein → MICPKCNDAMVNYERNGVHVDQCRGCQGLYLDPGELEQLVKASSKYYEHKRANGGEVDDKKRKRDKDDGFFEEILDFII, encoded by the coding sequence ATGATCTGCCCGAAATGCAATGACGCGATGGTGAACTACGAGCGCAACGGCGTGCACGTCGACCAGTGCCGCGGCTGCCAGGGCCTCTACCTCGACCCCGGTGAGCTGGAGCAGCTGGTCAAGGCGTCGAGCAAGTACTACGAGCACAAGCGCGCGAACGGCGGGGAGGTCGACGACAAGAAGCGGAAGCGCGACAAGGACGACGGTTTCTTCGAGGAGATCCTCGACTTCATCATCTGA